The following proteins are encoded in a genomic region of Pyrus communis chromosome 11, drPyrComm1.1, whole genome shotgun sequence:
- the LOC137709424 gene encoding protein trichome birefringence-like 43, protein MDNFAIGTFLMVLSLLHHHVHGSRQYSSEGCDLFQGRWVYDESYPLYTSSQCSFIEKQFDCLQNGRSDKFYLKFRWQPTHCNLTRFNGEDFLQIFRGKSFMFVGDSLSLNQWQSLTCMLHTSNPQTQYKLYRTGGLSTFAFPAYNMKVMFSRNAFLVDTINTTAGRVLKLDSIESGKLWMNSDVLIFNSWHWWLHTGRKQPWDLIQEGSRKYKDMDRLVAYEKALMTWARWVATNSESTKTRVFFQGVSPDHNNGSEWGEATSSQCEGQTQPMSGDAYPAGSHPAEVVVERVLRSMSNPVYLLNVTTLSQLRKDGHPSVYGHGGHRDMDCSHWCLAGVPDTWNQLLYASLIKNKTSYDVDSENYK, encoded by the exons atggatAATTTTGCCATCGGCACGTTTCTTATGGTGCTCTCTCTTCTGCACCATCATGTACACGGAAGTCGACAGTACTCTAGTGAAGGATGTGATCTTTTCCAAGGAAGATGGGTTTATGATGAATCATATCCTCTCTATACTTCATCACAATGCTCCTTCATAGAGAAGCAATTCGATTGCCTACAAAATGGTCGTTCCGACAAATTCTATCTCAAATTCCGATGGCAGCCCACTCACTGCAACTTAACAAG gtTCAACGGTGAAGATTTCTTGCAAATATTTAGAGGAAAAAGCTTCATGTTTGTTGGGGACTCATTGAGTTTGAACCAATGGCAATCACTCACTTGTATGCTTCATACATCCAATCCACAGACTCAATATAAACTCTACCGGACAGGAGGACTATCCACATTCGCCTTCCCT GCATACAATATGAAGGTCATGTTCTCTCGGAATGCATTTCTTGTTGATACAATAAACACAACTGCTGGTCGAGTTCTTAAACTCGACTCTATCGAAAGTGGGAAACTGTGGATGAATAGTGATGTTCTGATCTTCAACTCATGGCATTGGTGGCTTCACACCGGAAGGAAGCAACC TTGGGATCTAATTCAAGAAGGGAGCCGTAAATACAAAGACATGGATCGCTTAGTTGCTTACGAGAAGGCGCTCATGACATGGGCTAGATGGGTTGCTACCAATTCGGAATCAACAAAAACAAGAGTTTTTTTCCAAGGCGTTTCCCCAGATCATAATAA TGGAAGTGAATGGGGAGAGGCAACCTCAAGCCAGTGTGAAGGGCAAACGCAACCAATGTCGGGTGATGCGTATCCGGCAGGTTCACATCCAGCAGAGGTAGTAGTAGAAAGAGTGCTGCGTTCTATGTCAAACCCAGTCTATTTGCTAAATGTCACAACCCTTTCACAACTAAGAAAAGATGGGCATCCATCTGTGTACGGTCACGGCGGTCACAGGGACATGGACTGCAGCCACTGGTGTCTAGCTGGAGTTCCTGATACCTGGAATCAACTCCTATACGCATCTCtgataaaaaacaaaaccagtTACGATGTGGACTCGGAAAATTATAAATAA
- the LOC137749208 gene encoding protein trichome birefringence-like 43 encodes METYISVTVAVLVFCLLCQIQGKVAFGGVDNINATKNVVGIGRCDLFQGKWVYDRSYPLYTSTDCPFIEKEFNCQNHGRPDKEYQKYRWQPTSCQIPRITGRSFLQRLRGKRILFVGDSLSLNQWQSLTCMIHKSAPEAKYDLVKIGGLSVLKFPAYDISIMLSRNAFLVDIVLEGSRRVLVLDSIQSGNFWSTFDVLVFDTWHWWLHTGRKQPWDFVRFEGRTHKDMDRMVAYETALRTWARWVDSSVDSTKTQVFLQGVSPDHMNPREWGDAKSENCRGQTEPVLGSHYPGGSHPAEIVLKKVLRTVSKPVHLLDITTLSQLRKDGHPSAYGYDGRRGTDCTHWCLPGVPDSWNQILIAALFQS; translated from the exons ATGGAGACTTACATTTCCGTAACTGTTGCAGTATTGGTTTTCTGTCTTTTGTGTCAAATCCAAGGGAAAGTTGCCTTTGGTGGAGTTGATAATATTAATGCAACGAAAAATGTTGTAGGGATTGGACGCTGTGACCTTTTCCAGGGGAAATGGGTTTATGATAGGTCTTATCCTCTCTACACTTCAACTGACTGTCCATTCATAGAGAAGGAGTTTAATTGCCAAAACCATGGACGACCGGACAAGGAGTATCAGAAATACAGATGGCAGCCAACTTCGTGCCAGATACCGAG GATCACTGGAAGAAGTTTTCTTCAAAGATTGAGAGGGAAGCGCATCCTGTTTGTAGGAGACTCACTGAGCTTGAATCAATGGCAGTCTCTCACATGCATGATTCACAAATCAGCACCAGAAGCTAAGTACGACCTAGTCAAGATTGGAGGCCTATCTGTACTCAAATTTCCA GCATACGACATCTCGATCATGCTCTCGCGCAATGCCTTTCTAGTGGATATTGTCCTCGAGGGAAGCCGGCGTGTGCTAGTGCTCGATTCGATTCAAAgtggaaatttttggagtaCCTTTGACGTCTTGGTCTTTGATACATGGCACTGGTGGCTTCATACCGGAAGGAAACAACC GTGGGATTTTGTCCGATTCGAGGGACGGACACACAAAGACATGGATCGCATGGTGGCTTACGAGACAGCTCTGAGGACATGGGCAAGATGGGTAGATTCCAGTGTTGATTCTACTAAAACTCAGGTCTTCTTGCAGGGTGTTTCTCCAGATCACATGAA TCCAAGAGAATGGGGTGATGCAAAGTCGGAGAACTGCCGAGGACAAACAGAACCAGTGTTGGGGTCACATTATCCAGGAGGTTCACATCCAGCAGAAATTGTCCTAAAAAAGGTTTTGCGCACAGTGTCTAAGCCAGTTCATTTGCTCGACATAACAACACTTTCACAACTAAGAAAAGATGGTCACCCTTCAGCCTATGGATACGACGGCCGCCGCGGCACGGACTGCACTCACTGGTGTCTTCCTGGTGTTCCAGATTCTTGGAATCAAATTCTAATTGCAGCACTCTTCCAAAGCtga
- the LOC137708398 gene encoding ACT domain-containing protein ACR11-like isoform X2 — MAVAMASCSVGVNLNSNSSLKRSLAIPAPTEAMAVASFGFAPKSFCTVHKGRLTSSSTSITPRAAVEDGKTDGSPSETDTVPIPKVIIDQDSDPDATVVEITFGDRLGALLDTMSALRNLGLNVVKANVYLDSCGKHNKFAITRVDTGRKVEDPELLEAIRLTIINNLIEYHPESSSQLAMGAAFGIVPPQEQVDVDIATHISVNDDGPTRSLLYVESADRPGLLVDLVKIIIDINVAVESGEFDTEVLANSLRYYLRRPATEEASF; from the exons ATGGCAGTGGCTATGGCTTCTTGCAGCGTTGGGGTTAACTTGAACAGTAACTCCAGTTTGAAAAGATCCCTTGCAATTCCAGCACCAACTGAGGCTATGGCAGTAGCCTCCTTTGGGTTTGCTCCTAAAAGCTTCTGCACTGTGCACAAGGGAAG ATTAACATCTTCGTCAACCTCAATTACTCCACGAGCAGCTGTGGAG GATGGTAAAACTGATGGAAGTCCAAGCGAAACTGACACCGTTCCGATTCCTAAAGTTATTATTGACCAAGATTCTGATCCAGATGCAACGGTGGTGGAGATAACCTTTGGAGACCGGCTTGGAGCTCTTCTTGATACT ATGAGTGCGCTTAGAAACCTCGGCCTGAATGTTGTCAAGGCCAATGTCTATTTGGATTCTTGTGGGAAGCATAACAAGTTTGCCATCACTAGAGT TGATACTGGTAGGAAAGTAGAAGATCCAGAACTACTTGAGGCTATTCGATTGACAATTATAAATAATCTGATAGAGTATCATCCG GAATCAAGTTCCCAGTTAGCGATGGGAGCAGCATTTGGAATTGTGCCTCCACAAGAACAG gTTGATGTGGACATAGCAACCCACATAAGCGTCAACGATGATGGCCCCACCCGAAG TTTGCTTTACGTGGAGTCAGCAGATCGCCCTGGATTACTGGTGGATCTTGTAAAGATTATAATTGACATTAATGTTGCTGTTGAATCAGGAGAATTCGACACAGAG GTTCTTGCTAACAGTTTACGATATTACTTGAGGCGACCAGCAACTGAGGAGGCGAGTTTTTGA
- the LOC137708398 gene encoding ACT domain-containing protein ACR11-like isoform X1 — protein MAVAMASCSVGVNLNSNSSLKRSLAIPAPTEAMAVASFGFAPKSFCTVHKGRLTSSSTSITPRAAVEDGKTDGSPSETDTVPIPKVIIDQDSDPDATVVEITFGDRLGALLDTMSALRNLGLNVVKANVYLDSCGKHNKFAITRVDTGRKVEDPELLEAIRLTIINNLIEYHPESSSQLAMGAAFGIVPPQEQVDVDIATHISVNDDGPTRSLLYVESADRPGLLVDLVKIIIDINVAVESGEFDTEGLLAKAKFHVNYRGKPLIKPLQQVLANSLRYYLRRPATEEASF, from the exons ATGGCAGTGGCTATGGCTTCTTGCAGCGTTGGGGTTAACTTGAACAGTAACTCCAGTTTGAAAAGATCCCTTGCAATTCCAGCACCAACTGAGGCTATGGCAGTAGCCTCCTTTGGGTTTGCTCCTAAAAGCTTCTGCACTGTGCACAAGGGAAG ATTAACATCTTCGTCAACCTCAATTACTCCACGAGCAGCTGTGGAG GATGGTAAAACTGATGGAAGTCCAAGCGAAACTGACACCGTTCCGATTCCTAAAGTTATTATTGACCAAGATTCTGATCCAGATGCAACGGTGGTGGAGATAACCTTTGGAGACCGGCTTGGAGCTCTTCTTGATACT ATGAGTGCGCTTAGAAACCTCGGCCTGAATGTTGTCAAGGCCAATGTCTATTTGGATTCTTGTGGGAAGCATAACAAGTTTGCCATCACTAGAGT TGATACTGGTAGGAAAGTAGAAGATCCAGAACTACTTGAGGCTATTCGATTGACAATTATAAATAATCTGATAGAGTATCATCCG GAATCAAGTTCCCAGTTAGCGATGGGAGCAGCATTTGGAATTGTGCCTCCACAAGAACAG gTTGATGTGGACATAGCAACCCACATAAGCGTCAACGATGATGGCCCCACCCGAAG TTTGCTTTACGTGGAGTCAGCAGATCGCCCTGGATTACTGGTGGATCTTGTAAAGATTATAATTGACATTAATGTTGCTGTTGAATCAGGAGAATTCGACACAGAG GGGTTGTTGGCAAAGGCAAAATTTCATGTTAACTACAGGGGTAAACCCCTTATCAAGCCTCTTCAGCAG GTTCTTGCTAACAGTTTACGATATTACTTGAGGCGACCAGCAACTGAGGAGGCGAGTTTTTGA
- the LOC137707611 gene encoding probable pre-mRNA-splicing factor ATP-dependent RNA helicase DEAH5 has protein sequence MAAADDGLKKLEYLSLVSKVCSELETHLGFGDKVLAEFITEIGRSCETVDEFDARLKENGAEMPDYFVRTLLTIIHAILPPKPKPEKDASKKDGASEGKKTKFKALAIADNRDRVKEIDKEIEMETREKHSGGEERDGEREDDRRRGRDRYRDGDRDRDRDRDRDRDHDRHRGRERDGRGRGRDRHDRDERRRDSHYNDDDGERGRRADRYDKPKRDGYEENGIEREDGDDRRGNRDRGNGPRKNLSDEPELYQVYKGRVSRVMDTGCFVQLNDLRGKEGLVHVSQMATRRISNAKDVVKRDQEVYVKVISVSGQKLSLSMRDVDQHSGKDLLPLKKSSEEDAHRTNKSVSRDGPVTRTGLSGIRIVEEDDVGPSRRPLKRMSSPEKWEAKQLIASGVLGVTEYPMYDDEADGMLYQEEGAEEELEIEINEDEPAFLNGQTRYSVDMSPVKIFKNPEGSLSRAAALQSALIKERREVREQQQRTMLDSIPKDLNRPWEDPMPETGERHLAQELRGVGLSAYDMPEWKKDAFGKTISFGQRSKLSIQEQRQSLPIYKLKKELVQAVNENQVLVVIGETGSGKTTQVTQYLAEAGYTTKGKIGCTQPRRVAAMSVAKRVAEEFGCRLGEEVGYAIRFEDCTGPDTVIKYMTDGMLLREILIDENLSQYSVVMLDEAHERTIHTDVLFGLLKKLLIRRPDLRLIVTSATLDAEKFSGYFFDCNIFTIPGRTFPVEILYTKQPESDYLDASLITVLQIHLTEPEGDILLFLTGQEEIDFACQSLYERMKGLGKNVPELIILPVYSALPSEMQSRIFDPAPPGKRKVVVATNIAEASLTIDGIFYVIDPGFAKQNVYNPKQGLDSLVITPISQASAKQRAGRAGRTGPGKCYRLYTESAYRNEMSPTSIPEIQRINLGMTTLTMKAMGINDLLSFDFMDPPSPQALISAMEQLYSLGALDEEGLLTKLGRKMAEFPLDPPLSKMLLASVDLGCSDEILTIIAMIQTGNIFYRPREKQAQADQKRAKFFQPEGDHLTLLAVYEAWKAKNFSGPWCFENFVQSRSLRRAQDVRKQLLSIMDKYKLDVVSAGKNFTKIRKAITAGFFFHGARKDPQEGYRTLVENQPVYIHPSSALFQRQPDWVIYHELVMTTKEYMREVTVVDPKWLVELAPRFFKVSDPTKMSKRKRQERIEPLYDRYHEPNSWRLSKRRA, from the exons ATGGCGGCCGCCGACGACGGTCTGAAGAAGTTGGAGTACCTTTCGCTGGTCTCCAAAGTCTGTTCAGAGCTCGAAACGCATCTAGGGTTTGGGGACAAAGTTCTGGCGGAGTTCATCACCGAAATCGGACGGAGCTGTGAGACGGTGGACGAATTCGACGCCCGATTGAAGGAGAACGGCGCAGAGATGCCCGACTATTTTGTCCGTACACTCCTCACTATCATCCACGCAATCCTCCCTCCGAAGCCGAAGCCGGAGAAGGACGCCTCGAAGAAAGACGGCGCTTCTGAAGGTAAGAAAACCAAGTTTAAGGCTTTGGCTATTGCTGATAATAGAGATAGAGTTAAGGAGATTGATAAGGAAATTGAGATGGAGACTAGGGAGAAGCACTCAGGCGGAGAGGAGCGGGACGGAGAGCGTGAAGACGATAGGCGGAGGGGTCGGGATAGATATAGGGATGGagatagagatagagatagagatCGAGATCGAGATCGAGATCATGATAGGCACAGAGGTAGGGAAAGAGATGGGAGAGGCAGGGGAAGGGATAGGCATGATAGAGACGAGAGGCGTAGAGATTCACATTATAATGATGATGATGGGGAAAGAGGGAGGCGTGCAGATCGATACGATAAGCCTAAGAGAGATGGGTACGAAGAGAATGGAATTGAAAGAGAAGATGGTGATGATAGGAGAGGTAATAGGGATAGGGGGAATGGTCCTAGAAAGAACCTTTCCGATGAACCCGAATTGTACCAGGTGTATAAGGGTAGGGTTTCGAGAGTGATGGACACCGGTTGCTTTGTTCAGTTAAATGATTTGAGAGGGAAGGAAGGTTTGGTTCATGTTTCACAGATGGCAACTCGGCGAATTAGTAATGCTAAGGATGTGGTGAAGAGGGATCAGGAAGTTTATGTTAAGGTGATTTCTGTTTCGGGTCAGAAGTTGAGCCTTTCAATGAGGGATGTTGATCAGCATTCTGGGAAGGATTTGCTTCCGTTGAAGAAGAGCTCAGAGGAGGATGCTCATAGGACCAACAAGTCGGTGTCCAGAGACGGACCTGTGACTAGGACTGGTCTTTCTGGGATTAGGATTGTGGAAGAGGATGATGTTGGTCCATCGCGCCGGCCATTGAAGCGAATGAGCTCACCTGAGAAGTGGGAAGCCAAACAGTTAATTGCCTCAGGTGTTTTGGGTGTGACAGAGTACCCAATGTATGATGATGAAGCAGATGGGATGCTATATCAAGAAGAGGGAGCTGAGGAAGAGCTTGAGATTGAGATCAATGAGGATGAGCCGGCATTTTTAAATGGGCAGACCAGGTATTCTGTGGATATGTCCCCTGTAAAAATCTTTAAGAATCCAGAAGGGTCTTTGAGTCGTGCAGCTGCACTTCAGTCTGCACTCATTAAGGAGCGTAGAGAAGTGCGAGAGCAGCAGCAAAGAACCATGTTGGATTCCATCCCAAAGGATCTGAATCGTCCCTGGGAAGATCCAATGCCAGAGACTGGTGAGAGGCATCTTGCCCAGGAGCTTAGAGGTGTTGGTTTGTCTGCATATGATATGCCCGAGTGGAAGAAGGATGCTTTTGGGAAAACCATCAGCTTTGGGCAGAGGTCTAAGCTATCAATTCAGGAACAGAGGCAGAGCTTGCCTATATACAAGCTGAAGAAAGAATTGGTTCAGGCGGTGAATGAGAATCAAGTGCTCGTTGTCATTGGTGAGACTGGTTCTGGTAAGACAACCCAGGTAACACAGTATCTTGCAGAAGCGGGTTACACGACAAAGGGAAAGATTGGATGTACACAGCCCCGTAGGGTTGCTGCGATGTCTGTAGCCAAGAGGGTGGCTGAAGAGTTTGGTTGTCGTTTGGGGGAGGAAGTTGGATATGCTATTCGTTTTGAGGATTGCACTGGACCAGATACTGTCATCAAGTACATGACCGATGGTATGCTTCTTAGGGAGATTTTGATTGATGAGAACCTTTCCCAATACTCTGTGGTCATGCTTGATGAAGCTCATGAGAGGACAATCCACACAGATGTTCTTTTTGGATTACTGAAGAAGCTTCTGATCCGGAGACCAGATCTTCGTTTGATTGTCACCTCTGCTACTTTGGATGCAGAGAAGTTTTCAGGTTATTTCTTCGACTGTAACATATTTACTATCCCCGGGAGAACGTTTCCTGTCGAGATACTCTACACCAAGCAGCCAGAAAGTGACTACCTTGATGCATCTCTAATTACTGTCCTACAAATCCACTTAACAGAACCTGAAGGTGACATCCTTCTTTTCTTGACTGGacaagaagagattgatttTGCATGCCAGTCTCTTTATGAGAGGATGAAGGGTCTTGGTAAAAATGTTCCTGAGTTAATTATTCTACCAGTATATAGTGCCCTTCCTAGTGAAATGCAGTCAAGGATATTTGATCCTGCCCCGCCAGGGAAGAGGAAAGTGGTTGTGGCTACTAATATTGCTGAAGCATCACTGACTATTGATGGGATATTTTATGTCATCGATCCTGGATTTGCAAAGCAAAATGTTTATAACCCAAAGCAGGGGCTGGATTCACTTGTCATTACTCCAATTTCACAAGCATCAGCCAAGCAACGAGCTGGGCGTGCTGGACGCACAGGGCCTGGGAAATGTTACCGCCTCTACACTGAGAGTGCATACCGTAATGAGATGTCCCCTACTTCAATTCCAGAAATCCAGAGGATAAATCTTGGGATGACTACACTTACGATGAAAGCCATGGGGATAAATGATCTCCTGTCTTTTGATTTTATGGATCCTCCTTCACCGCAAGCACTCATTTCTGCCATGGAACAACTGTACAGTTTGGGAGCACTGGACGAGGAGGGGCTGCTGACCAAATTGGGTAGGAAGATGGCTGAGTTTCCTCTCGATCCACCGTTATCTAAGATGCTACTCGCTAGTGTAGACCTTGGATGTAGTGATGAGATCTTGACCATCATTGCAATGATTCAGACAGGCAATATCTTTTACAGGCCTAGGGAAAAACAAGCCCAGGCTGATCAGAAGAGAGCTAAGTTTTTCCAGCCAGAGGGAGACCATCTGACTTTACTTGCAGTCTATGAGGCTTGGAAAGCTAAGAATTTCTCAGGTCCATGGTGTTTTGAGAACTTTGTTCAGTCTCGATCCTTGAGGAGGGCACAGGATGTTAGAAAACAACTTCTGAGCATCATGGACAA GTATAAATTGGACGTGGTCAGTGCAGGAAAGAATTTTACAAAGATCAGGAAGGCAATTACAGCAGGTTTCTTCTTCCATGGTGCTAGAAAGGACCCACAGGAGGGTTATAGAACCCTAGTCGAGAACCAGCCAGTTTATATCCACCCAAGCAGTGCTCTCTTCCAGAGACAACCAGATTGGGTCATCTACCATGAGCTGGTTATGACTACAAAGGAGTACATGCGCGAGGTGACAGTCGTTGACCCCAAATGGCTAGTAGAACTGGCACCAAGGTTCTTCAAAGTATCAGATCCCACAAAGATGAGTAAGCGCAAGCGTCAGGAACGAATTGAACCCTTATATGACAGATACCATGAACCGAACTCTTGGCGTCTTAGTAAGCGTCGTGCTTGA